One segment of Solanum stenotomum isolate F172 chromosome 1, ASM1918654v1, whole genome shotgun sequence DNA contains the following:
- the LOC125853784 gene encoding PWWP domain-containing protein 1-like encodes MRNKKSVECLQIQSSLKMESDKSKGTGPGSMDMYSLVKFRLTSLKEEESNNIFGVGDLVWGKVMSHPWWPGQIYDESLIPSPVCDAKRDGSVLVAFYGDYSYAWLDHNQIIPFEPHFEEKSNKSKIQTFFVAVEEAIDELKKRAVLGLTCSCLGNFQPTRIEGLYKVDVSGYTPGTIYSSKQIKKSRDGFHPHGMFSFVKKLAMSPRSLPNNVYGIINIAKVTTYRKAVFEENDDTYDQAFDEFEKGVDTYVQTFGVKASSSEDPVEFSKDGNQCTDGAKSFEYQGDSSKKSCKRETKRKRREESPPDDQGRKGKFRMDAFFDHLVTKSGEETEKHNELNDYGAELGNVTDAFKHLKQSPSTFYEESYFPDEHEKTNKKQTLLNCQDEEELRGFNSLHMTKKYGDQTLLTLQGDDVDIQSTLSVESEKKFTEEPEWKAEPTMLVIKFSPQTMLPTASELKAKFGYFGPFDESALRISWGSATCQIVFLNKCNAQAAYDYAVQSRSLFNSDVNYHLIDFDDSEKLMGECFDDIQSFKSEPHHMSFQELPLQFDTEMKPLPKENSKCRSDVEEKAFLKSNTDTKSIVCDYPEVDVKVNIDSENSPVVLSEILCASSPVSSSIQYEHKVGCLDETVVAINAKYSMDEGWKSHYQQNLSAISTSDLSLQLANLFRKCNEILGGIDESQNQFSNQS; translated from the exons ATGAGAAACAAGAAGAGTGTTGAATGCTTGCAGATTCAAAG TTCACTGAAAATGGAAAGTGACAAGTCAAAAGGAACAGGACCTGGCTCTATGGATATGTACAGTCTGGTTAAGTTTAGGTTAACTTccttaaaagaagaagaatcaaataatatatttggaGTTGGAGACCTTGTTTGGGGAAAGGTAATGTCTCATCCCTGGTGGCCAGGACAAATATACGACGAGAGTCTAATACCTTCTCCAGTATGCGATGCCAAGAGAGATGGTTCAGTTCTCGTTGCCTTTTATGGTGATTATAGTTATGCATGGCTTGATCATAATCAAATTATCCCTTTTGAACCTCATTTTGAGGAGAAGTCAAACAAGTCGAAAATTCAAACTTTCTTTGTGGCTGTTGAAGAAGCTATTGATGAGCTGAAAAAGAGAGCAGTACTTGGCTTGACTTGCTCCTGCCTGGGTAATTTTCAGCCTACAAGAATTGAAGGACTTTATAAAGTTGATGTGAGCGGGTATACACCTGGGACTATTTATTCATCAAAGCAGATTAAAAAATCTAGAGATGGTTTTCATCCACATGGGATGTTTTCATTTGTAAAGAAGTTGGCCATGTCTCCAAGATCTTTGCCAAATAATGTTTATGGGATAATTAACATTGCAAAGGTTACTACTTACAGAAAAGCGGTTTTTGAAGAGAATGATGACACTTATGATCAggcatttgatgaatttgaaaaaGGTGTTGACACCTATGTTCAGACATTTGGAGTGAAAGCCTCAAGTTCAGAGGATCCTGTAGAATTTTCGAAAGACGGGAATCAATGTACCG ATGGGGCCAAATCGTTTGAATATCAAGGGGATTCCTCCAAGAAGTCATGTAAAAGAGAAACTAAAAGGAAGAGGAGGGAAGAGTCTCCACCAGATGACCAGGGTCGTAAAGGCAAGTTCCGAATGGATGCCTTCTTTGACCATCTAGTAACAAAATCAGGTGAAGAAACTGAGAAACATAACGAGCTTAATGACTATGGAGCAGAACTAGGAAATGTTACTGATGCATTTAAGCATTTGAAGCAATCCCCATCAACTTTTTACGAAGAGAGttattttccagatgaacatgAGAAGACTAACAAAAAGCAGACGCTCTTGAATTGCCAAGACGAAGAAGAATTGAGGGGCTTCAATTCCTTGCATATGACAAAGAAATATGGTGACCAAACACTTTTGACACTCCAAGGGGATGACGTTGACATCCAATCAACATTGTCAGTGGAGTCTGAAAAGAAGTTCACTGAGGAGCCTGAATGGAAAGCTGAACCAACTATGCTGGTAATAAAGTTCTCTCCTCAAACTATGCTTCCAACTGCTTCAGAATTAAAAGCCAAGTTTGGATATTTTGGGCCATTTGATGAATCAGCACTCCGTATTTCGTGGGGTTCAGCAACATGTCAGATTGTATTTCTGAACAAGTGTAATGCTCAGGCTGCATATGACTATGCAGTCCAAAGTAGAAGCTTGTTCAACTCTGACGTGAACTACCACTTAATAGACTTTGATGATTCAGAAAAGTTAATGGGAGAATGTTTTGATGACATTCAATCGTTTAAAAGTGAACCACATCATATGTCATTCCAAGAGTTGCCTTTGCAGTTCGATACTGAGATGAAGCCATTACCCAAGGAAAATTCAAAATGCAGGTCTGATGTAGAAGAAAAGGCATTTCTCAAAAGTAACACAGATACTAAGTCCATTGTTTGTGACTATCCAGAGGTTGATGTAAAAGTCAATATTGATTCTGAAAACAGTCCAGTGGTCCTTTCTGAAATTTTGTGTGCTTCAAGTCCCGTTTCTTCTAGCATTCAGTATGAGCACAAAGTTGGCTGTCTGGATGAGACTGTTGTTGCCATTAATGCAAAATATTCCATGGATGAGGGATGGAAGAGTCATTATCAACAAAATCTCAGTGCCATTAGCACTTCAGATTTGTCACTTCAACTGGCTAACCTTTTCCGAAAGTGCAATGAAATTTTGGGTGGAATTGATGAGTCACAGAACCAGTTCAGCAACCAGAGTTAA
- the LOC125854354 gene encoding uncharacterized protein LOC125854354 gives MTSMNVLSVCVIHKILSYFSFQEAAKLSLVSKTWLQAWLAHPNLEFAFPYGLGDDKIVDQVIERYCQTKTTIEKFQLSISIPVFHRRIVFPQIDKWLRIPLQNGIKDLTCEVYEPSYPFPIFTFLTTNSSRQLVLLGCNLMVHSLSTVTTTQLASSHSLRKLSLTQVQLDDNMLRAMLNCCPLIDDFIIEHCHSLTNIELQNLQNIKSVSISCYENQSVKIQAPTLQHLFYFGCCWKKSPILDIVECQNLKFLQLADMWISEGFLQHLISTSQFLENLALVNVSTRLERFKICGSQSLKLLTIDNCNGLWEIDAPNFVSLEYDGDLIPQLKIAKESHQLKNSRISHHRLKNLNVAWFGELREILSKSTSWSLVFLRFWECNENNTNDLVLHHTVATPKVNDLTLYIELSSGKYPTLVDALLWSCHPKRLTLKSNIEKISCFMYWNVCVH, from the coding sequence ATGACTAGCATGAACGTATTGTCTGTGTGCGTCATTCACAAAATATTGTCTTACTTTAGTTTTCAAGAAGCAGCCAAGTTGAGCCTTGTCTCGAAAACATGGCTACAGGCTTGGTTAGCTCATCCCAACTTGGAATTCGCCTTTCCTTATGGTCTAGGTGATGATAAAATAGTGGATCAAGTCATAGAGAGATACTGCCAAACAAAAACCACTATTGAAAAGTTTCAACTTTCTATTTCAATTCCTGTGTTTCATCGTCGTATTGTTTTTCCTCAAATAGATAAGTGGCTCCGCATTCCTCTTCAGAATGGTATAAAAGATTTAACTTGTGAGGTTTATGAACCCTCATACCCCTTCCCTATTTTCACATTCTTGACAACAAATTCTTCAAGACAATTGGTTCTCTTAGGATGTAATCTCATGGTTCATTCATTATCTACTGTTACTACTACTCAACTTGCAAGCTCTCATTCTTTGAGAAAGCTTTCTCTAACTCAAGTTCAATTAGACGACAACATGCTTCGAGCTATGCTTAATTGTTGTCCCTTGATTGATGATTTCATCATTGAGCATTGTCATTCATTGACAAATATTGAGCTGCAGAATCTTCAAAATATCAAGTCAGTCTCTATTAGTTGCTACGAGAACCAGAGTGTTAAAATCCAAGCACCAACTCTACAACACTTGTTTTATTTTGGGTGTTGTTGGAAAAAATCCCCTATATTGGACATTGTAGAATgtcaaaatctaaaatttttaCAGCTAGCAGATATGTGGATATCTGAAGGATTTCTCCAACACCTTATTTCTACATCTCAATTCCTTGAGAATTTGGCATTAGTTAACGTTTCTACAAGGTTGGAAAGGTTCAAAATTTGTGGGAGTCAATCCCTAAAGCTCTTGACTATTGACAATTGTAATGGATTATGGGAGATTGATGCTCCAAATTTTGTATCACTCGAGTATGATGGAGATTTGATTCCTCAGCTTAAAATTGCAAAAGAGTCTCACCAATTGAAAAATTCACGAATAAGTCATCATAGGTTGAAAAATTTGAATGTTGCATGGTTTGGTGAGTTGAGGGAAATTCTATCAAAGTCGACCTCTTGGTCTCTAGTTTTCCTTAGATTTTGGGAATGCAATGAGAACAACACAAACGATTTGGTACTGCACCATACAGTTGCAACCCCCAAAGTGAACGATTTAACTTTATATATAGAGTTGTCCAGCGGAAAGTACCCAACACTTGTGGATGCTTTGCTATGGAGTTGTCATCCTAAGAGACTCACCCTAAaatcaaatattgaaaaaatttcTTGTTTCATGTATTGGAATGTTTGCGTCCACTAA